Within Deinococcus actinosclerus, the genomic segment ACTCACCAGAAACGCCAGAGAAAGACCTGCCGGGCGCAGCGAAAACGCCCCCTGCCCCTCTGGGGGACTCGGATGAGCCGCTTGCGGAGGGGGCTGGGGGGTGGGGCAGCCCGCCGCAGGCGCAGCCACAAGCCGTCACGTCCAAACGGTTGTGTTCACGAAACAGACGGAATTCGGATCAACCCCGTTTCAGCTGCCACTCCGTGAAGGTGCTGTACGGCGTGAAGCCCAGGGCCACATTGATGCCGAGCATCGGGGCGTTCTCGTTGGCGTTGTTCGTCTGGACCCAGCGGGCGCCGGGGCAGGCGTGCAGGACGTGGCTCAGCATGGCGGCTTTCACCCATTTGCCGAGGCCCTGGCCGCGGGCGGAGGGTCGGACGGCGGTGGCGCCCTGGTACACGAGTGCGGCGCGCTCCGGCATCCAGAAGACCTCGCTGTACGCGTCGAGGATTCCGGTGCGGGTGTCCTCGACGGCCATCATGAAGCGGGTCTCGTTCGCCTCCTCGATCATGGCTTCCCAGGAGCGGATCATGTCGGGTGTGATCGTCCAGTCCTGCTGCTCCAGGTCACCCTTGGGGGCGGTGTTCATGACCATCATCATGTCCGCCACGCGCGTCAGGTAGTCGTCCGGGACGCGCTGCCACAGGTGCAGGTGAAACGGCTCGCTGTCGGGTCGGGCCTGCCAGCGGCTCAGGAGGTCGTGGT encodes:
- a CDS encoding GNAT family N-acetyltransferase; its protein translation is MTSTAPNTPEPQAIPAPGWPAAPTVTPFDPHAATPAQRLAVGQLLADAFAHTHPDDPALLPETEAVGLTHQLPTERSAHYAVWDGERALAWGSLSYDLTQNTHMAHLRLTVHPTARRQGLGRAVLTRLLTHADELGRGTLTFGTSSRSPAGETFATTLGAQPALPMRQSRLDLTALDHDLLSRWQARPDSEPFHLHLWQRVPDDYLTRVADMMMVMNTAPKGDLEQQDWTITPDMIRSWEAMIEEANETRFMMAVEDTRTGILDAYSEVFWMPERAALVYQGATAVRPSARGQGLGKWVKAAMLSHVLHACPGARWVQTNNANENAPMLGINVALGFTPYSTFTEWQLKRG